From the genome of Thermoanaerobaculia bacterium, one region includes:
- a CDS encoding YhjD/YihY/BrkB family envelope integrity protein, with protein sequence ALLVSLGWIAASVGFSLAVPVLWSAARLYGTLGSVVLFLIWSHLIAWILLLGGVLLAPARQRW encoded by the coding sequence CGCGCTGCTGGTCTCGCTGGGGTGGATCGCCGCCAGCGTGGGTTTCTCCCTCGCCGTCCCGGTGCTGTGGAGCGCGGCGCGGCTGTACGGCACGCTCGGCAGCGTGGTGCTGTTCCTGATCTGGTCGCATCTCATCGCCTGGATCCTCCTCCTCGGGGGAGTCCTGCTCGCGCCGGCCCGTCAACGCTGGTGA